The Parolsenella catena region GGGCCGGCACAGATCACCCACGTTGCCATCAGGACTCGCCTCCCGTCTCGGGCGCCACGCTCGTGGGCGCCCCGCCATCGACCGCCGCAGGCTCCACGGCCACGTCATCGGCCGGCAGCACGACGCGCAGGGCACCGGCAGCCGAGGCCGTGAGCACGCCCGACACCTCGTCCGGATAGACGGCGAGGGTGAGCGACGCATCAGAGGACGAGCGCGTCGACGATCCACCAAGTACGAGCGCGTCCCCGCACACGAGCCTCACGCCGCCGTCTGCGGCCTCGTAGACGAGCACCCGGGCGCCACTCGCCACGTCCAGCGGGATTCCGGCGCGCTCGCCCGCCCGGACGGACACGGCCACCCTGCCCTCGGGCACCTCGACGTCCCCCTCGCCCGAGGCGATCGACAGACGCGTGAGCGGGGCGCCCTTGGCGACGGGAGACGTGAGCCGGCTCCCCACGATGTCTCCCACGGAGGTGAAGGCGCCCTCCGGCGCGAGGTCGGCGAGCCAGTCGCGCTGCTCCACGTCCGACTCGGAGACAACGCTGCCGCTCGCAAGCTCCCTGCGCGCGATGACGAGACTCGCCACCTCGCCGCCATAGCGCTCGAGCAGCTCGGAGCGCTCCCTCTGCACGTCCGCTCGCGCCGATTGCACGCCGCCCATGGCGAGCAGCGCCGCGGCGACGCCGCACGCGGCAGACGTCGCGATCCTGGCCCTTCTCCTCATGGCCCCTCCCCGTCTCACGGTCCATCCATGCGGGCATCATCGCCCGAGACGAGAGGCTCCGGGCCGCGACTGGCGAGATAGTCCCGCGCGGTCAAACGCAGACCTTGCACGAATCAAACAGCAAAAGGGCCCCTTGGTGCGCAAATGCGCGAAGTAGATGTTGAAAACCGGCAAACGAGCTGCTAAAAGGCCATATTGAAAACTCAACCAGTCGAACAGGCCCAAGCAGAGACGCCAAAGAAAAACCGGCCGGGGAGCATCCCCGACCGGTCGGTCGACGGTCGTCTTGCGCGCATGCGAGCGGCGCCTGCCCTACAGCACCACGTCCGGGTCGAGCGTGCTCGCGCTGGCCCGCATCTCGTTCGCGAGCGCGAGGTAGGACTCGACGCGCACCTCGTCGAGCTCGCCGGCCTCGCGCGCCTCGCGAACGGCGCACCCCGGCTCGTTGCCGTGCGTGCAGTCGCGGAAGCGGCACGTGGCAGCCAGCTCGGATATCTCCGGGAACGCCTTGGCAAGGCCCCGCTCGTGGCCCACGAGCGGCAGGCTCCTGAGCCCCGGCGCGTCGCAGATGACGCCAGCGCCCGGGAGCTTGACCATCATGCGCGCCACGGTGGTGTGCCGCCCCATGTCGTCACGCTCGCGCACGGCGCCCGTCGCGAGGGCGTCCGCGCCGAGCAGGGCGTTCAGCAGCGTGGACTTGCCGGCACCGCTCTCGCCCAAGATCATGGCAACGCTTCCGGCCGGCACGAGGGCGCAGACCCCGTCGAGGCCCTCGCCCGCCACGGACGACGTCACCACGACGTCTCCTTGCTCGCCCACGAGCCTGTGGACGCGCAGGGCATCGGCCTCAAGGGCCTCGGCCGTCTGCTTGCGGTCGGCCTTCGTGAGCACCACGCTCGGGCGCACGCCGCAGTCGCGTGCCAGCACAACCGAGCGGGCGATGCGCGCAAGCGGCAGCTCCTCGGCCCCCAGCGCGGCCACGACGATGACGCCGTCGAGGTTGGCGGCAAGCGTCTGGAACTCTCCGCGCCTACCTCCCCGCCAGCGGGCAAAGGCGTTTCTCCTGGGAAGCACCTCGTGGATGACGCCCATGTCGTGCTCGGGCGGGACGGCGACGGCCACCCAGTCCCCCACGGTGGGCATGATGCCCGCCTCGGCGGAATCGCCCTTGGCAAACTCCGGCGCGTGCTCGGCACGAAGCGTGCGCCCCTCGCAGGCCACGAGCGGAAAGCCTCGGTCGAGCCTCACGACGCACCCAAGCTCGACGGCATCGGCCGCCTCGCGGCCCAGGCGGTCCGCGATCCTCTCGCGGGCCTCTTCGAGTTGCTCGCGCCGCAGCTGCGTGGGCGCCATGTCCGCAAACGAGGGCACGTTCTCGAGCTCGCCCACGACGGGCAGACCGCGGAGCACGTCCTCCGCAGACGGGCGCGAGGCGCCGCCCCCGTGGGAGCGACGCCTCGTCGTGCTGCCAGACCTAGCCTTGTGGGACCTCTTCCCCAAGCTAGTCCTCCTTCTCGATGCGGCGCATGACGGCCTTCTGGACCTCGACGATCGGGATGATGAGCACCGCAAGGCCCAGGGCGGTGAGCGAGCCCTGGAGCTCAAGACCGGGCACGCCGAAGAACATCATGGCAAGCGGCTCGAACTCGACGACGATGAGCGTCAGCACGAGGGCCAGGCCCGCCGCGCCCCACAGCCACCAGTTCTGCTTCTTCATGGAGAAGAGCGACGCGCGGCGGCTGCGCATGTTGAAGCAGTGGAAGATCTCGACCATGTTGAGCGTGATGAACGCCATCATGACGCCTTCCTCGTCGGCGGTGCCGGCGATCATGTCCGCCACGTTGATGTAGCCCATGTCAAAGTACACGCCCGCAAAGAAGCTCGCGAGCACGAGCAGGGTGATCGCGATGCCCTGGACGATGCAGTCCGCGCCCATGTGGCCGGCGAAGACGCCGTCTGTGGCCTTGCGGGGACGGCGGCGCATGATGTCGCCCTCGGCGTCCTCCATGCCCAGTGCCAGCGCCGGGAAGCAGTCCGTCACGAGGTTGACCCACAGCAGCTGGACGGGCTGGAAGAGCGTGAAGCCCACGAGCGTGGCCACGAACACCGAGAACACCTCGGCGAGGTTGGCCGAGAGAAGGAACTGGATGACCTTGCGGATGTTGTCGTAGATGCGACGACCCTCCTCGCACGCCGAGATGATCGTGGCGAAGTTATCGTCCGCAAGCACCATGTCGGCCACGTTCTTCGTGACGTCCGTGCCCGTGATGCCCATGCCAACGCCGATGTTGGCGCGCTTGATTGACGGCGCGTCGTTCACGCCGTCGCCCGTCATGGCCACGATCATGTTGCGGCTCTTCCAGGCCTCGACGATGCGCGTCTTGTGCTCGGGCTGCACGCGGGCGTACACGCCAAAGTCCTCGATGTGGGCGTCGAGCTCCTCGTCGCTCATGCGATCGAGCTCCGCACCCGTGATGGCCTGCGAGCGGTCCTCGATGATGCCGAGGTTCTTGGCGATGGCCACGGCCGTGTCGATGTGATCGCCCGTGATCATGACCGTGCGGATGCCGGCGGCGTGGGCCTCCTCGATGGCGGCGGCCACCTCGGGGCGCTCGGGGTCGATCATGCCGGACAGGCCGCAGAACGTGAGGTCGTGCTCGAGGGCCTCGGCCGAGAAGTCGTCGGGGCACTCGACGTAGTGACGGCTCGCCAGTGCGAGCACGCGCAGCGCCCGGTCTGCCATGGCCTTGTTGGCGGCCAGCAGCTCGGCGCGCCTCTCCTCGGTGAGGGGCACGACCTTGCCGTCCTCGTAGATGGTGGCGCAGCGGCCCAGTACCACGTCGGGGCCGCCCTTGGTGTACTGCTCGTACTCGTCGTCGAGCGTCTCCACGACGACCGACATCATCTTGCGGCCTGAGTCGAACGGGGCCTCGCCCACGCGCGGGTGCTCCTCGGCAAGGCCCGTGAGCCCCGCCTTGCCCGCATCGTTGACGAGCGCCGCCTCGGTGGGCTCGCCCACGGCACAGCCCGCCTCGGCATCCCACTTGGCGTCGCAGCACAGGGCCATGCCGGCGAGGAACTTCTCCTCCGGCGCAGCCAGCTCGTGGGCGACCACCGTCATCTTGTTCTGGGTGAGCGTGCCCGTCTTGTCCGAGCAGATCACCTGGGTGCAGCCGAGCGTCTCCACGGCGGAGAGGTTGCGGATGATGGCCTGGCGCCTGGCCATCTTGGTGACGCCGAGCGACAAGACGATGGTCACGACGGCCACGAGGCCCTCGGGGATGGCGGCGACGGCCAGAGACACCGCCACCATGAACGTGTTGAGCAGAAGCGCGGGCTCCTCGGCCATGTTGCCGAAGCCGTGGCGCAGGACGTCGACGGCAAAGATCACCACGCAGATGACGATGACGAGCTTCGTGAGGATGCGGGAGAGCTCGTCGAGCTTCACCTGCAGCGGCGTGAGCTCCTCCTTGGCCTCGGTGAGGGCGCCGGCGATCTTGCCCATCTCGGTGTCCATGCCCGTGGCCACCACGACGGCGCGACCGCGGCCGTAGACCACCGTCGAGCCCATGTAGCACATGTTCTTGCGGTCTCCCAGGGGCACGTCGTCGGCGCCGGGGGCAAGCTCGATGGCCTCGGCGTGCTTCTCGACGGGCACGGACTCGCCGGTGAGGGCCGCTTCCTCGATCTTCATGGTCGCGCTCTCGAGCACGCGGCAGTCCGCGGGCACCGAGTCGCCGGCCTCGAGCAGCACCACGTCTCCCACCACGAGCTCGGAGGAGTGCAGCATGACGAGCCTGCCGTCTCGCATGACCTTGGACTGCGCGGCGCTCATCTCCTGCAGGGCCGCCAGGGCCTCCTCGCTCTTGGCCTCCTGAATGACGCCGAGCGCGGAGTTGATGATGACGACCGTCATGATGATGATGACGTCGGCGAAGTCGATCTCCCCCTGGATGGCACCCGTCACGGCGCTGATGACGGCCGCCACGATGAGCATGATGACCATCGGGTCCGCCATCTGCTGGAAGAAGCGGATCCACAGGGGCGTCTTTGCCTGCTCCCTGAGCTTGTTGGGGCCGTTATTGGCCAGACGCTCGGCGGCGACGCCCGAGGCGAGGCCGGCCTGCCCGTCGCTGCCCTGCTCGCGCAGGACGTCGGCGGCACTCGACAGATACTCTCTCACGTAAGATTCCCCTCCTGGATTTAGGGCGCACGCCAGATTGATGCCCGATCATAATTCCCAGGAAGGGCAAGGGCTCATCAAGGTTGCCGTGACGCGCGCGTTGTCTCGCACGTAGGCGTCGCCCACGTGCCGTCTGGGTCATGATACCCCGAATGCGCCCACGCGCCCCGCTCGCGCGCACGCGGGCGCACAAACATATGCGGCGCACAGGTTATGTTGCTAACCTGTGCGCCAAGATGGCCACTCTGCCATATACAACTAGTTCTACCTGCGGTTTTAATTGCGTTCATTACGCAAAAATCGAGTTATGCGTTTAGATGACGCGCTACAATTCCTAGTCGGTAATCACATCGATCTTGCGTCCCGGGGGCGGGACGCGGAAAGAGGAGACGTATGAAGATCCTGTTCTACGACGCCCGTGACTACGACCGCGACTCTTTTGACGCGCAGCTCAAGAACTACCCCAACATCAAGATCGACTACATCGAGGCCGACCTCTCGCCCGTGACCGCCTCGCTCGCCCGCGGCTATGACGCCGTGTGCGCCTTCGTGAACTCCGACGCCTCCGCCATGGCCCTCGAGATCCTGCGCGGCTTCGACGTCAAGCTCGTCCTCATGCGCTCGGCCGGCTTCGACGCCGTGAACGTGCCCGTCGCCAAGGACCTGGGCATGACGGTCCTGCGCGTCCCGGCCTACTCGCCCGAGGCCATCGCCGAGCAGGCCATCGGCCTGGGCCTGTGCGCCGCCCGCCGAATCCACAAGGGTTACGCCCGCGTGCGCGAGAATGACTTCTCCCTCCAGGGACTTCTCGGCGTCAACCTGCACGGCAAGACGGCCGGCATCGTGGGCACCGGCAAGATCGGCGCCGCCATGGTGCGCATCTGCAACGGCTTTGGCATGAAGGTACTGGGCTATGACGTCTACCAGAACCCCTCCCTCGAGGGCATGGTCGAGTATGTCGAGCTTGACGAGCTCCTCCGCAGGTCCGACCTCATCTCCCTGCACTGTCCGCTGTTCGACAGCAACCGCCACATGATCAACGCCGACGCCATCGACAAGATGAAGGACGGCGTGGTCTTCATCAACACCGCACGTGGCGGCCTCGTCGACACCAAGGCGCTCATCGAGGGCATCCGCTCCGGCAAGATCGGCGCCGCCGGCCTGGACGTGTACGAGGAGGAGGGCGACAACGTCTTCCGCAACTGCTCGAACACAATCATCGAGTCTGTCACCTCGACGCTGTGCTCGTTCCCGAACGTGGTCATGACGAGCCACCAGGCGTTCTTCACCAAGGAGGCCCTCGCCTCCATCGCCAAGACGACGCTCGACAACGCCACGGCGTTCGCCAATGGCGAGGAGCTCACCGGCCCCGCCGTCGTCTGCTAGCAAAAACGCGCGCCGCCCTCCCGACGGGGCGGCGCTTTTGATATCAGAGGCCCGCGCAAAAGGATGCACGCGGCCAAGCAGGCGGAAATCCCCCATCCGCCCCCGGACGCCGGACAAGCGGCCCGTCGCCCGTCATTCGAAAGGAAAGAAATGCAGTCCAAGAAGACCAAGATCGTCTGCACCATGGGACCGGCCACGGAGAGCGAGGACGTCCTTCGCGAGCTCATCAAGGCCGGCATGAACGTCGCCCGCTTCAACTTCTCGCACGGCAGCCACGACTACCACCGCGCCGGCGTCGCGCGCGTCCGCAAGGTCTCGGCAGAGCTTGGCATCCCCGTGGCCATCCTGCTCGACACCAAGGGCCCCGAGGTGCGCACCGGCGTGCTCGAGAATGGCGAGAAGGTACACTTCGAGACCGGCGACAAGACCATCATCACGACCGACGACGGCGTCGTGGGCAACCACGAGCGCTTCTCGCTCGACTTCAAGAACCTCCCCAACGAGGTCAAGCCCGGCGACCGCATCCTCATCGACGACGGCCTGCTCGAGTTCAACGTCGACAAGATCGAGGGCACGGACATCTACTGCACACTCGGCAACGCCGGCGACCTGGGCGAGCACAAGGGCGTGAACATCCCCGGCGTCGACATCTCCCTGCCCGCCGTCACCGAGCGCGACCGCGAGGACATCATCTTTGGCTGCGAGCTTGGCATCGACGCCATCGCCGCCTCGTTCATCCGCGACGGCAAGGGCGTCGAGGAGATCCGCCAGATCTGCCACGAGCACGGTCGCGACAACGTCTCCATCTACCCCAAGATCGAGTGCGCGCTGGGCATCGAGAACTTCGATGACATCCTCGCCCACTCCAGCGGCGTGATGGTGGCCCGCGGCGACCTGGGCATCGAGATTCCGCCCGAGAAGGTGCCGCACGCGCAGAAGCAGATGATCCGCAAGTGCAACGCCGCCTACAAGCCCGTCATCACGGCCACGCAGATGCTCGACTCCATGATTCGCAACCCGCGCCCGACGCGCGCCGAGGTCAACGACGTCGCGAACGCCATCATGGACGGCACGGACTGCGTCATGCTCTCCGGTGAGACGGCTGCCGGCAAGTACCCCGTCGAGGCCGTGAAGATGATGGCCTCCATCTGCCACGAGACCGAGCAGTACCTCGAGGAGCGTCACAACTACCACGAGCGCGGCGGCGTCCGCGACGTCAACGGCTCCATCGGCTTTGCCGCCGTCACCACGGCAAACCGCGTGGGCGCCAAGTGCATCCTCACGCCCACCGAGAGCGGCCGCACGGCCCGTCTCATCTCGAACTTCCGCCCCACCCTGCCGATCTTTGCCGTGTCCCCGCACGACGAGACGGTGCGCAAGTGCTGCTTCTACTGGGGCGTCACGGTGCTGAAGGGCGCTGCCCAGGGCGCCATCGACGAGACGGTGCGCCAGGCCCTCACGCTGGCCAAGGACAACGGCCTCATCGACGCCGGCGACCTCGTCTGCGTCACGGCCGGTGACCCCAACACCGCCCCGTCGCAGGGTGACTACATCACCTCGACGAACATGCTCCTCGTGGCCCAGGTCCCCGAGAGCAAGTAGGCCAGCCGCCACACGCTCACAGGCGAACGCAGAGCGCCCCGAAGCCCACACGGACTTCGGGGCGCTTCTTGTTAGGCACCAAACGGGACGGGTTCGTTTGGTCCCCACGAGGCCAGGCGGACCAGATGAACCCGTCCCCTCTGGTCCGCCTGTCACCTAGAGCTTGCGAGGAGTGGGCTCCACGCAGCGATGCGCGTGCACGGCCGAAAGCGCCGCCGCCTGAGCAGCCGCATCGCCGGCGGCAAGCGCGCGCCCATAGGCATCGGCATCAAGAATGGCCTGCTCGAAACGCTCGGGCGAAAAGCCGTACGGGGCGCGGCCCCACTCGTTTGTCTTCTGGGCGCGCTCGACGATGCCCGCGAGCGCGGACTCGGGGCACTCGAGCTCGGCGAGCGTCGTGGGAAGCCCGAGGCACACGTTAAGTGCGGCGAACTTCTTAAGCTCCTCGGGCTTGTCGTCGAACGCCTTGAGCACGAGCACGCCGAACGAGACGACCTCGCCGTGCAGGTGGCGCTCGGCGGCCTCACCGATTCCCGTGTAGGCGTTGTAGAACGCGTGCGCCGTGCTCGAGTTGAAGTAGTAGGCGCCCTTCTCGGCACCGAGGTTCGTCGTCATGTTCGAGACGAGACCCGTGGAGACGATGATGTCGAGGATGACCTGCTCGAGCTCATAGCTCGACGTTCGCGTGCGCTTGTCCTCGAGCGCCTTGGCGGAGTAGTCGAACAGCGGGCGCTCGCATGAGACCGCAAGCGCACGGCCCATGAGCGGGGTGTGCGGCAGGTCAAGGTCGCGGCTCGAGAGCTCTACCTCCGGCTGCTTGGAGAGCGCGTCGCCAATGCCCGCCCAGAAGTAGTCGTCGGGGCTCTCGGAGATGACCTTCGTGTCGATGAACGAGTGAATCGGCGGCTCCTTGGGCAGGAAGTAGTTGTCGACCGAGCCGTCCTCCTTATAGAACACGCCGATGGCCGTCACGGGCGCGCAGTTGGACGCAACCGTGGGGAACGTGAACAGAGGCTTGCCCGCAAGCTCGGCAATCTCCTTGGTCTCGTCGATGGCGCGGCCGCCGCCCATGCCAAACACCATGTCGGCCGCCTGGACGCGCGGGTCAGCGGCGAGCTTCTCGGCAACGGAGTGGCGAGGCTGGCCGCCATACCAGATCTGGTCCGTGACCGTGACGCCCGTGCCCTTGAGGGCCGCAAGCAGGCGCGGGGCGGCCTTCTCCATGGCCGTCTTGCCGCCGATGATCACCGCGGTGGAGCCAAAGCGGCGCGTCACCTCGGGCACGGCCTTATAGGCATCGACGCCTACGGTGTAACTGGGCAGGTAGTTTGTGCTGGTGAGTTCCATGCGTCCTCCTCGTCCCTGGATTGCGACCCAATTCTAGGACTGCGAGGAGGCATCGAGGCCCGCATTGTTGCACTGTTAATGTAGGGCGCCGACGGTAACCACGACCCCGGCGCCATTGTCACCACAGGTTAGCGGGTACGCACGGAGCTGATGACGCAGCGGTTCGCGGGCATCCAGACGCTGCCCCACTCGACGGGCGTGCCGTCCTCGAGGCGCACGAGCTGATCAAGGTCGAGGACCGGCGAGCGCTCCCCGCACTGCAGCCAGCGGCCGCGCTTCTTGCCGGCCGCGCGGGCACTGTACGTCATCTCGGCCGTGCCGATCTGCTGGCCGCTCGTGCGCTCTACGGCATCGAACAGGCCCTCGCGCTCGAAGTCGATGTTCTCGAGTCCCGGGCACGGCTCGAGGTTCACGCGGCTCTCGATGAGCATGACGGGCTCCTCGGCCACGAAGCGCACCCGCATGAGGTACAGGTAGGGAGAGCCCTCGGCAATCTCGAGGCTGCGGGCGCAGACGCGGCTCGCGCGCTCGATGCGCTTGTCGACGACCTTCGTCACAAAGTCGATGCCCTGCTCGGTCATGGACTCGGCAAACGAGTGGAGCTTGTTGCCAGAGGGACGCGCCATGACCGGCTCGATGACGAACGTGCCGCGGCCGCGCTGCTGGACGAGCAGACCCTCCTCGACAAGCGAGCGAATGCCCTTCTGCACCGTGCCGCGCGAGAGGTGCAGCATCGCCATGAGCTCGTGCTCAGAGGGAATGCGCTCGTCGACGCCCCACTCCTTGGAGTAGATCTTCTCACGGACGTAGTCGGCCACCTGCACATAGAGCAGGGAGGTGTCTTTCCTCTCGAAGTCCGACATGCGAAGGCCTTCCTCGCGGGCGCGCGCGGCGCATGCTCAGGTCAACTTGACCAGTTGACCACAACATCGAAAAGTTTACCGCTCACAGGCACGCTCAATCAAATCTACAGGCGCGAACACATAGACTGGTCAACCATGCTCTACCTGCAATTATGTATGTTCGGCTAACAAGCGGTTTGCTCTATGAGCAATCCGAGAGACGCTTGCCATACGACGTCAGACGCCTCACGAGGCACTCATTTGCATGCTCGAACACCTCGTGGAAGAAGGCGGCCGTGAACAGGCTGTAGTCCGGCACGCCGTCGATGTGATTGGCCCGGTTGTTCGTCACGATCGCGTTGGCGACCTCGACGGAACGCTCGACGTCAGAGCGACGCAGCGCATACTGCGGAAACGCCGCGGCCTGCGCCACGAGCGCCTCCGTTGCCTCGCCCGCAAGCTCGATGGGTAGCGTCCTGCCAAACTTGTCGAAGTCCCCCTGCTTGCGGATGCGCGTGCGCTCGCCGGCGGGCACGTGGTATTCCTGCAGCCAGGCGTGCGTGGCCTCGTTGTAGGCATGGTCGCACATGAGGTGGGCCCAGGCACCAAGGACGACGTCCGAGGCCCGGTACCCAGCTGCCCGCAGCATCGCGGCAACGGCCTCATGGCGCTCGGGAGTTGCCGGAATGGCAAAATGACCACCCGCTCGGGAGATCTCCACGCCCTCCTCCACCGTGATGCTCGCCGGGCCCAGGGGAACGTCACTGGGCAACTCGAGCGCAGGCTCCACGTACAGGTCCCAAAACTCGCGTTCGCGAGGCACGGGAATGGAGCAGGGGTCGGCAAAGTGCGTGAGCGAGTAGGGCAGGATGCCAGACGGATGGGGCAGCATGTAGCCCACGTAGACGTCTGGGACGAGGTTGCCAAAGAGAAACGCGTTGGCGTCGCGTATGCCGAGCGAGGAGGCCGGGCACTCGGACAGCAGACGCTGAGCGTGGGCGATATGTACGTTCCAGCTTGGCATGGCGCCTATGGTAGCACGCACGGGCGGCTCCACGAATGCCGTGGGGCCGCCCGTTACACAACTCGTATGTTACGAGGGCAGCGCCGCGCTCGACCGCCCAAGGCGCACCAGACTAGCCGCGCACCTCGCCGCCCGTGGAGCGGCAGACCTTCTTGACGAGCTTCTCGTGGGCGCGCTCGACCTCCTCGCTCGTGAGCGTGTGGTCGTTCGCGCGATACGTGAGCTGGAAGGCCATGGACTTCTTGCCCAGGCCCACACGCACCGGGTCGCGGTAGACGTCAAACAGGCGGGCGCTCTCGAGCAGCTTGCCGCCAGCGCTCGTGATGCGCTGCGTGAGCATCTCGCACGTGACGTCCTCGTCAACGACGATGGCGAGGTCGTGCGTGATGGCCGGAAGCGTGGGCACGTCCTGGTAGGGAAGCTCGCGGGCGGCAAGGCGCAGCAGGTGCGCCTCGGAGAGCTCGAAGGCCACGACGTCCTCGTCGATGCCAAAGTTCGCAAGGCTCGTGGGGTGCACGTTGCCCACCCAGCCAAGCAGCTCGCCGCCAGCATAGACCTCGGCCGCCCGACCCGGCTGCAGCCAGGGGTACTCGGACGCGTCTGCCACCTTGAAGCGGACCTTCGTGATGCGCAGGGCCGCAAGCAGACGCTCGACAACGCCCTTCGCGTCAAAGAAGTCGAGCGGCTGGTGCCTCTCGTTCCAACCGTCGAGGCCCCAGGCGCCGCAGAGCACGCCGGCAACGTAGCGCGGCTCGTCGGGAAGCGTGCGCTTCTCGTGGCCAAAGAAGACGCGACCCTGCTCATAGAGCGCGACGTTGGGCACGCCGTGGTCCAGGTTGTAGGCAACGGAGCGCAGCAGGCCAGGCAGGATGGAGCGGCGCATCTCGGAGTTGTTGGCGAGCAGCGGGTTCTTGATGCGCACGGGCACGCCGCGGCCGGTCTCGGAGATGTTGGCGCGCTCGAGGTCGCCATCCTCGGCGAAGCAGTACGTGAACGTCTCGGACAGGCCGCAGGCACGCAGCGTGCGCCCGATGAGCTGGGTGCGCTGCTGGTCGACCGTGAGGCCGCCGTGGTGGTTCTTGGCCGCGGGCAGCGTGGGCTCCACGCGATCCATGCCCCACAGGCGCAGGACCTCCTCGATGAGGTCGGCCTCGCGCGTGAGGTCCGGACGGCTCGTGGGGGCCACGACCTCGAAGTCGTTGCCGCCCTTCTGGGCCACGACGGCGCATCCCAGGCGCTCGAGCAGGTGGCTGATCTTATCGTTGGTGATGGGCGCGCCGCACATGCTGCGCACGCGCTCACCGCGAAGGGCGATGCGGACGGCCTTCACGGGCACGGGATACTCGTCCACGCGGCCACGGCAGACGGTGGCGCCGCAGCAGCTCTCGAACAGTGCGGCGGCGATGTCGGCGACTTCCTCGCAGTTCGCGGCGTCAACCTGGCGCTCGAAGCGGATGGACGCCTCGCTCATGAGGTTGAGGTTGCGGCTCGTGCGCGAGATGTGGCTCTTGTCGAAGCAGGCGCTCTCGAGCAGGACGTCGACCGTGGTGTCGTCAATCTCTGAGTTGAGACCGCCCATGACGCCGGCCAGGGCAACGGCACGCTCGCCGTCGTCGGTGATGACGGCCATGTCGCTCGTGAGCGTGCGCTGCTGGCCGTCGAGCGTCGTGAGCTGCTCGCCCTCGCGGGCGGCGCGCACGACGATGTGGCGGCGCCCATCGCGCTCGGAGAGCTTGCCGAGGTCGAACGCGTGCAGCGGCTGGCCCGTGAGGTACATGACGTAGTTCGTGACGTCCACGACGTTGTTGATGGGGCGGCTGCCTGCGGCGATGACGCGGCGGGCGAGCCACTCGGGAGACGGGCCGATCTTCACGCCGCGCACGACACGCGCCACGTAGCGGCTGCACAGGCTCGTGTCCGCGATCTTGACGTCCACGAGGTCTGCGCTCTTGGGGCCCTCCTCGCGCTGGATGGCGGGGAGCTCGATGTGCGTGTCCTCG contains the following coding sequences:
- a CDS encoding GntR family transcriptional regulator; protein product: MSDFERKDTSLLYVQVADYVREKIYSKEWGVDERIPSEHELMAMLHLSRGTVQKGIRSLVEEGLLVQQRGRGTFVIEPVMARPSGNKLHSFAESMTEQGIDFVTKVVDKRIERASRVCARSLEIAEGSPYLYLMRVRFVAEEPVMLIESRVNLEPCPGLENIDFEREGLFDAVERTSGQQIGTAEMTYSARAAGKKRGRWLQCGERSPVLDLDQLVRLEDGTPVEWGSVWMPANRCVISSVRTR
- a CDS encoding iron-containing alcohol dehydrogenase family protein produces the protein MELTSTNYLPSYTVGVDAYKAVPEVTRRFGSTAVIIGGKTAMEKAAPRLLAALKGTGVTVTDQIWYGGQPRHSVAEKLAADPRVQAADMVFGMGGGRAIDETKEIAELAGKPLFTFPTVASNCAPVTAIGVFYKEDGSVDNYFLPKEPPIHSFIDTKVISESPDDYFWAGIGDALSKQPEVELSSRDLDLPHTPLMGRALAVSCERPLFDYSAKALEDKRTRTSSYELEQVILDIIVSTGLVSNMTTNLGAEKGAYYFNSSTAHAFYNAYTGIGEAAERHLHGEVVSFGVLVLKAFDDKPEELKKFAALNVCLGLPTTLAELECPESALAGIVERAQKTNEWGRAPYGFSPERFEQAILDADAYGRALAAGDAAAQAAALSAVHAHRCVEPTPRKL
- the pheT gene encoding phenylalanine--tRNA ligase subunit beta — translated: MRISYEWLGSMVDLPDDPKVLYTELIRTGTEVETIERVGADLEHVVVGQVLSKKPHPDSDHMWLCQVSVGDKNVDENGDPAPLQIVCGAQNFNEGDKIVVAMIGAVLPGDLKIKKSKLRGVESCGMNCSERELGLGGDHSGIMILPEDAPVGMPFTDYRGTSDTVLDCEITPNRPDCLSYVGMATEVGAVLDEDTHIELPAIQREEGPKSADLVDVKIADTSLCSRYVARVVRGVKIGPSPEWLARRVIAAGSRPINNVVDVTNYVMYLTGQPLHAFDLGKLSERDGRRHIVVRAAREGEQLTTLDGQQRTLTSDMAVITDDGERAVALAGVMGGLNSEIDDTTVDVLLESACFDKSHISRTSRNLNLMSEASIRFERQVDAANCEEVADIAAALFESCCGATVCRGRVDEYPVPVKAVRIALRGERVRSMCGAPITNDKISHLLERLGCAVVAQKGGNDFEVVAPTSRPDLTREADLIEEVLRLWGMDRVEPTLPAAKNHHGGLTVDQQRTQLIGRTLRACGLSETFTYCFAEDGDLERANISETGRGVPVRIKNPLLANNSEMRRSILPGLLRSVAYNLDHGVPNVALYEQGRVFFGHEKRTLPDEPRYVAGVLCGAWGLDGWNERHQPLDFFDAKGVVERLLAALRITKVRFKVADASEYPWLQPGRAAEVYAGGELLGWVGNVHPTSLANFGIDEDVVAFELSEAHLLRLAARELPYQDVPTLPAITHDLAIVVDEDVTCEMLTQRITSAGGKLLESARLFDVYRDPVRVGLGKKSMAFQLTYRANDHTLTSEEVERAHEKLVKKVCRSTGGEVRG